Proteins from a genomic interval of Solidesulfovibrio sp.:
- a CDS encoding ABC transporter ATP-binding protein: protein MTLLSVEHIDVAYGDVQVINDLSLTVEEGEVVSIIGGNGAGKSTLLKTISGLMSPSSGVIRFKGEPIHTLPPERIVERGIVHVPEGRRLFSLMTVAENLEIGAYTPRAHKERVQTLRQVHALLPRLLERQGQMAMTLSGGEQQMVAIGRGLMALPGLLMLDEPSLGLAPILVKSIFDTLRKIADSGTTVLLVEQDVNHSLRLSDRGYVLEHGRVALSGEASQLLENPHIKSAYLGI, encoded by the coding sequence ATGACGCTGCTTAGCGTGGAACACATCGATGTCGCCTACGGCGACGTCCAGGTGATAAACGACCTGTCCCTGACCGTGGAGGAAGGCGAGGTCGTCAGCATCATCGGCGGCAACGGCGCGGGCAAGTCCACCCTGCTCAAGACCATCTCCGGGCTCATGTCCCCGTCCTCGGGCGTGATCCGCTTCAAGGGCGAGCCCATCCACACCCTGCCGCCCGAGCGCATCGTCGAGCGCGGCATCGTCCACGTGCCCGAGGGGAGGCGGCTTTTCTCGCTCATGACCGTGGCCGAGAACCTGGAGATCGGGGCCTACACCCCCCGGGCCCACAAGGAACGGGTCCAGACCCTGCGCCAGGTCCACGCCCTGCTGCCGCGCCTTCTGGAACGCCAGGGCCAGATGGCCATGACGCTGTCCGGCGGCGAGCAGCAGATGGTGGCCATCGGCCGGGGGCTCATGGCCCTGCCGGGCCTGTTGATGCTCGACGAACCGTCGCTGGGCCTGGCCCCCATCCTGGTCAAGTCCATCTTCGATACCCTGCGCAAGATCGCCGACTCCGGCACCACGGTCCTTCTGGTGGAACAGGACGTCAACCATTCCCTGCGCCTGTCCGACCGGGGCTACGTGCTGGAGCACGGCCGGGTGGCGCTTTCGGGCGAGGCCTCGCAACTGCTCGAAAACCCGCACATCAAGTCGGCCTACCTGGGCATCTAG
- a CDS encoding CBS and ACT domain-containing protein has product MLVGDWMSKDVVTATDDISMIKAGRIMREKKIRRLPVVDKEGRLIGIVSERDLKAASPSSATTLDMYEMTYLLSEMKLKAIMTKSPLSIRPTDTVERAALVMRDHKIGSLPVVDAAGKVVGIITDTDIFRLFVSITGIDQGGIQIGLRLGTSEGSLKPVLDALRGHEARIISILSSYDRTDATRRDVSIRIQGLPETRERELRALLETGNQILSWTRD; this is encoded by the coding sequence ATGCTCGTTGGCGATTGGATGTCGAAAGACGTCGTGACCGCGACCGATGACATCTCCATGATCAAGGCCGGCCGGATCATGCGGGAAAAAAAGATCCGCCGCCTGCCCGTGGTGGACAAGGAGGGCAGGCTCATCGGCATCGTCTCCGAGCGCGACCTCAAGGCCGCCTCGCCGTCCTCGGCCACGACGCTTGACATGTACGAGATGACCTACCTGCTCTCGGAGATGAAGCTCAAGGCCATCATGACCAAGTCCCCCCTGTCCATCCGCCCCACGGACACGGTGGAGCGGGCGGCGCTTGTCATGCGCGACCACAAGATCGGCAGCCTGCCGGTGGTCGACGCCGCCGGCAAGGTGGTGGGCATCATCACGGACACGGACATCTTTCGGCTCTTCGTCTCCATCACCGGCATCGACCAGGGCGGCATCCAGATCGGCCTGCGCCTGGGCACGAGCGAAGGCAGCCTCAAGCCCGTCCTCGACGCCCTGCGCGGCCACGAGGCCCGCATCATCAGCATCCTGTCGTCCTACGACCGCACCGACGCCACCCGTCGCGACGTCTCCATCCGCATCCAGGGCCTGCCCGAAACCCGCGAGCGCGAACTGCGCGCCCTGCTCGAAACCGGCAACCAGATCCTCTCCTGGACCCGCGACTAG
- a CDS encoding class I SAM-dependent methyltransferase: MRNDAIVNGYERIADWFLARRRADEPLLEREYLETVLAGLPAAGVVLDLGCGGGEPMAGYFLRHGRRVVGLDGSLGMLAACRRRLPGMALVAADMRALPLRGRFAAVVAWDSFFHLPYEDQRGMFPAFGELVAPGGLLLFTSGPAHGRSDGVMDGVTFAHYSLSAGEYRERLGRCGFEVLVHRVEDPDCGGHTVWLARKAAAG, translated from the coding sequence ATGCGAAACGACGCGATTGTCAATGGCTACGAACGAATCGCGGACTGGTTCCTGGCCAGGCGTCGCGCGGACGAGCCGCTTCTGGAACGGGAATACCTCGAAACGGTCCTGGCCGGTCTTCCCGCCGCGGGAGTCGTGCTGGACCTGGGTTGCGGGGGCGGCGAGCCCATGGCCGGGTATTTTCTGCGCCACGGACGGCGGGTGGTGGGTCTGGACGGCTCGCTGGGAATGCTTGCCGCCTGCCGGCGGCGCTTGCCGGGCATGGCGCTGGTGGCGGCGGACATGCGGGCGCTGCCCCTGCGCGGCCGTTTCGCGGCGGTGGTGGCCTGGGACAGCTTTTTCCATCTGCCCTACGAGGACCAGCGGGGCATGTTCCCGGCATTCGGCGAGCTCGTCGCGCCGGGGGGGCTGCTGCTTTTCACCTCCGGGCCGGCGCACGGCCGGTCGGACGGGGTCATGGACGGTGTCACCTTCGCCCACTACAGCCTGTCGGCCGGGGAATACCGGGAACGGCTCGGCCGATGCGGCTTCGAGGTGCTCGTGCACCGGGTCGAGGACCCGGACTGCGGCGGCCATACGGTCTGGCTGGCCCGAAAAGCGGCCGCCGGCTGA
- a CDS encoding PocR ligand-binding domain-containing protein, translated as MSNASDDGPTPPQPRPTERQDVLPDRSTAAPAAETFRFEDIFPLDDIQRIQDAFAEAADVASLITDPDGRPITRPSNFTPLCRDIIRATPKGLANCLRSDARLGRTTSGAPTIARCLSAGLLDGATCVFFGGRHIATWLVGQVVDESTDLEAVLAYGREIGADATAFRQALMRVPRMPRERFAKICQALRHFANHLSSMALRAHRQSELIGELRRAKDRVKERDRRLADIIDFLPDPTMVVDAGGTVVFWNRAMEKLTGVGAVDMLGKGDFEYGKPFYGYPTPLLVDYARGAVTRPDPRYAVAELAEDAIIAEVTVAALPAGPRHVWAKAVALRDEAGRIVGGIEAIRDVTDRHEAEKALAEHRQRLEVEVEERTRDLRLQAMELAEANIRLSELDRMKSVFLSTVSHELRTPLTSILGFAKLIGRDFNEQFLPLTGGNPALAAKGKRIADNLAVVFGEAERLTRLINDVLDLSRIESGSMHWRDTRFAPAEVLARAAKTIEGLLGQRPEVSFRFTADAAIPDLRMDPDQLIQVVSNLLQNAVKFTRAGEVRLELTHDGGMVRIAVTDTGIGIPAEELDSIFDKFHQVGRGDTIQETAKGTGLGLAICRQIVRHYGGRIWAESTPGKGSAFFVQLPAVPPGDADGS; from the coding sequence ATGAGCAACGCATCGGACGATGGGCCAACGCCCCCCCAGCCGCGCCCGACCGAGAGGCAAGACGTCCTGCCGGACCGAAGTACGGCCGCCCCGGCGGCCGAGACCTTCCGTTTCGAAGACATCTTCCCCCTCGATGACATCCAGCGCATCCAGGACGCTTTTGCCGAGGCGGCCGACGTCGCCTCCCTCATCACCGACCCCGACGGCCGGCCCATCACCCGGCCGAGCAATTTCACGCCCCTTTGTCGCGACATCATCCGGGCCACGCCCAAGGGCCTGGCCAACTGCCTGCGGTCGGACGCCAGGCTGGGCCGGACAACCAGCGGGGCGCCGACCATCGCCCGGTGCCTAAGCGCCGGGCTGCTCGACGGCGCCACCTGCGTCTTTTTCGGGGGCCGACACATCGCCACCTGGCTCGTCGGCCAGGTGGTCGACGAATCCACGGACCTGGAGGCGGTCCTGGCCTACGGCCGGGAGATCGGCGCCGACGCGACGGCCTTCCGCCAGGCCCTCATGCGCGTTCCCCGCATGCCCCGGGAACGTTTCGCCAAGATCTGCCAGGCCCTGCGCCACTTCGCCAACCACCTTTCGTCCATGGCCCTGCGCGCCCATCGCCAGTCCGAACTCATCGGCGAGCTGCGCCGGGCAAAGGACCGGGTCAAGGAGCGCGACCGGCGCCTGGCCGACATCATCGATTTCCTGCCCGACCCCACCATGGTGGTGGACGCGGGCGGCACCGTGGTCTTCTGGAACCGGGCCATGGAAAAGCTCACCGGCGTCGGCGCCGTGGACATGCTCGGCAAGGGGGACTTCGAGTACGGCAAGCCCTTTTACGGCTACCCGACGCCCCTGCTCGTGGACTACGCCCGGGGGGCGGTGACCCGGCCCGATCCCCGCTATGCCGTGGCCGAGCTGGCCGAGGACGCCATCATCGCCGAGGTCACGGTGGCGGCCCTGCCCGCCGGCCCGCGCCATGTCTGGGCCAAGGCCGTGGCCCTGCGCGACGAGGCCGGCCGCATCGTCGGCGGCATCGAGGCCATCCGCGACGTCACGGACCGGCACGAGGCCGAGAAAGCCCTGGCCGAGCACCGCCAGCGTCTGGAAGTGGAGGTGGAGGAGCGCACGCGCGACCTGCGCCTGCAAGCCATGGAACTGGCCGAGGCCAACATCCGCTTAAGCGAACTGGACCGGATGAAATCCGTGTTTCTGTCCACGGTCTCCCACGAACTGCGCACCCCGCTGACCTCGATCCTGGGCTTCGCCAAGCTCATCGGCCGCGATTTCAACGAGCAGTTCCTGCCCCTGACCGGGGGCAACCCCGCGCTCGCCGCCAAGGGCAAGCGCATCGCCGACAACCTGGCCGTGGTCTTCGGCGAGGCCGAACGCCTGACCAGGCTCATCAACGACGTCCTGGACCTAAGCCGCATCGAATCGGGCAGCATGCACTGGCGCGACACGCGCTTCGCCCCGGCCGAGGTCCTGGCCAGGGCGGCCAAGACCATCGAGGGGCTGCTCGGCCAGCGCCCGGAAGTCTCCTTTCGCTTCACCGCCGACGCCGCTATCCCGGACCTGCGCATGGACCCGGACCAGCTGATCCAGGTCGTGTCCAACCTGCTGCAAAACGCGGTGAAATTCACCCGGGCCGGCGAGGTGCGCCTGGAACTGACGCACGACGGCGGCATGGTGCGCATCGCCGTGACCGACACCGGCATCGGCATCCCGGCCGAGGAGCTCGACTCCATTTTCGACAAGTTCCACCAGGTCGGACGCGGCGACACCATCCAGGAGACGGCCAAGGGCACGGGCCTGGGCCTGGCCATCTGCCGCCAGATCGTGCGCCACTACGGCGGCCGCATCTGGGCCGAATCCACCCCGGGCAAGGGGAGCGCCTTTTTCGTGCAATTGCCGGCGGTGCCCCCCGGGGATGCGGACGGAAGCTAG
- the asnS gene encoding asparagine--tRNA ligase, producing MSIRRTTVRAALGGAEGATEIRVMGWVRTRRDAKGFSFLEVNDGSCLSNLQVVVDDAAEGAALVKDLGTGASVAVLGELVPSPGKGQRFELRATCLEILGPADPEAYPLQKKRHSDEFLRTIAHLRPRTNKYGAMLRLRSALGQAVHRYFAANGFAWVHTPIITGSDCEGAGEMFRVTALSDAEAALPAAARAEKDFFGKNAFLTVSGQLTAEPLALALGKVYSFGPTFRAEHSDTSRHAAEFWMVEPEMAFADLEDNMDLAESLLKDLVTVVTRDCAEDFGLFAKFVDPGLPERLAAFVAEPFVRLPYAEAVSILLAAKKDFAYPVGPGLDLQSEHERFLTEEHFRRPVIVYDYPRAIKAFYMRQNDDNETVAAMDVLVPGIGEVVGGSAREERLDLLEARIRELKLPLEAYWWYLETRRFGTVPHAGFGLGFERVLMLVTGIGNIRDVMPFARTWRHLEF from the coding sequence ATGAGCATACGGCGCACCACCGTTCGGGCGGCCCTTGGCGGCGCCGAGGGCGCAACGGAAATCCGCGTCATGGGCTGGGTCCGCACCCGCCGCGACGCCAAAGGCTTCTCCTTTTTGGAAGTAAACGACGGCTCCTGCCTGTCCAACCTGCAGGTCGTGGTGGACGACGCGGCCGAGGGCGCCGCCCTGGTCAAGGACCTGGGCACCGGGGCCAGCGTGGCCGTCCTCGGCGAGCTCGTGCCCTCGCCGGGCAAGGGGCAGCGGTTCGAACTGCGGGCCACGTGTCTGGAAATCCTGGGACCGGCCGACCCCGAGGCCTATCCGCTCCAGAAAAAGCGCCATTCCGACGAATTCCTGCGCACCATCGCCCACCTGCGGCCGCGCACCAACAAGTACGGGGCCATGCTGCGCCTGCGCTCGGCCCTGGGCCAGGCCGTGCACCGGTATTTTGCCGCCAACGGCTTCGCCTGGGTCCACACGCCCATCATCACCGGCTCGGACTGCGAGGGCGCGGGCGAGATGTTTCGCGTCACGGCCCTTTCCGACGCCGAGGCCGCCCTGCCGGCCGCGGCGCGCGCCGAGAAGGATTTTTTCGGCAAAAACGCCTTTCTCACCGTCTCGGGCCAGCTCACGGCCGAGCCGCTGGCCCTGGCGCTCGGCAAGGTCTACAGCTTCGGCCCGACCTTCCGGGCCGAGCACTCCGACACCTCCCGCCATGCCGCCGAGTTCTGGATGGTGGAGCCGGAGATGGCGTTTGCCGACCTCGAGGACAACATGGACCTGGCCGAGTCCCTGCTCAAGGACCTCGTGACCGTGGTCACGCGCGATTGCGCCGAGGATTTCGGGCTTTTCGCCAAATTCGTGGACCCGGGCCTGCCCGAGCGCCTGGCCGCCTTCGTGGCCGAGCCCTTCGTGCGCCTGCCCTATGCCGAGGCCGTTTCCATTCTCCTGGCCGCCAAGAAGGACTTCGCCTATCCCGTGGGCCCGGGGCTCGATCTGCAAAGCGAGCACGAGCGGTTCCTCACCGAGGAGCACTTCCGCCGCCCGGTCATCGTGTACGACTACCCCAGGGCCATAAAAGCCTTTTACATGCGCCAAAACGACGACAACGAGACCGTCGCGGCCATGGACGTGCTGGTGCCGGGCATCGGCGAGGTGGTGGGCGGCAGCGCCCGCGAGGAGCGCCTGGACCTGCTCGAGGCCCGCATCCGCGAGCTCAAGCTGCCGCTGGAGGCCTACTGGTGGTACCTGGAGACGCGGCGTTTCGGCACGGTGCCCCATGCCGGCTTCGGCCTGGGCTTCGAGCGGGTGCTCATGCTCGTCACGGGCATCGGCAACATCCGCGACGTCATGCCCTTTGCCCGCACCTGGCGGCATCTGGAATTCTAG
- a CDS encoding L-2-amino-thiazoline-4-carboxylic acid hydrolase — MNTTPGGAPVTLLERRRIEAALLAETHAVLVERLGPEAALSIIEAIVEKAARQAGRAFAAAAPDGPSLDHFASVAEAWRAGGALVIENVVRQGDTFSFDVTRCRYAEAYREMGLPEELATRISCLRDGAFVAGYSGNLRLTRPETIASGARRCPFTFTWENA, encoded by the coding sequence ATGAACACAACCCCTGGGGGCGCCCCCGTGACGCTTTTGGAACGGCGGCGCATCGAGGCGGCCTTGCTGGCCGAAACCCATGCCGTGCTCGTCGAGCGCCTGGGGCCGGAAGCGGCGCTGTCCATCATCGAGGCCATCGTGGAAAAAGCCGCCCGGCAGGCGGGCCGGGCCTTTGCCGCCGCCGCACCGGACGGGCCGAGCCTTGACCATTTCGCTTCGGTCGCCGAGGCCTGGCGGGCCGGCGGGGCGCTTGTCATCGAGAACGTCGTCCGGCAGGGCGATACCTTTTCCTTTGACGTCACGCGCTGCCGCTACGCCGAGGCCTACCGGGAAATGGGCCTGCCCGAGGAATTGGCCACCCGGATCTCCTGCCTGCGCGACGGCGCCTTCGTGGCCGGCTACAGCGGCAACTTGCGGCTGACGCGTCCCGAGACCATCGCTTCCGGGGCACGACGCTGTCCCTTCACTTTTACCTGGGAAAACGCATGA
- the ftsY gene encoding signal recognition particle-docking protein FtsY, with product MGFFSKLKKFWTSEEAPVAPAAAPIETPAAPAPEAASAAGESPARETVPAPADQPLAETAPPEAARTDQVEETPAVPAAAPVTPIDEPAVAMTPRPAETPAAPETKAATSDGSPSAPAAERAATGPDVSRAAPAEAAPWRNALILELRQAEPRLSAWLDILLTGVETAGPDLWERLRFLFAGLEAPAAEADAFVSKFADWVAVMEYDEVELFRSELQYRLALALDLEDEEDERNRLFLKLSAGLAKTKEQIVKRIDGLLGNHKVIDEAFWEELEEILLMADVGFEPAAKLMEGLRDKVRKRGLTDPAAFKDILREELAGIFKTTRTIKAVNPPEVVMMIGVNGVGKTTTIAKLAHRDIMRGKKVLIAAGDTFRAAAIEQLQIWARRVGADFYSKGEGADPAAVAFEAMDKVLAGGYDVLYLDTAGRLHTKTNLMEELKKIRRVVGKKHPGAPHRSVLVLDATTGQNALSQTKLFDEAAGVDEIILTKLDGTAKGGVVVGIALSFGVPITYVGLGEKMEDLRPFVGQDFAQALLGVS from the coding sequence ATGGGTTTTTTTTCCAAGCTGAAAAAATTCTGGACATCGGAAGAGGCTCCGGTCGCGCCCGCGGCCGCGCCCATCGAAACCCCGGCCGCGCCCGCGCCCGAAGCCGCCTCGGCCGCAGGCGAGTCACCGGCCCGGGAAACCGTCCCGGCACCGGCCGACCAACCGCTCGCCGAAACCGCCCCGCCCGAAGCGGCCCGAACCGACCAGGTCGAGGAAACGCCGGCCGTCCCCGCCGCCGCGCCCGTCACGCCCATCGACGAACCGGCCGTCGCCATGACGCCGCGCCCGGCCGAAACCCCGGCCGCGCCCGAAACCAAAGCCGCCACGTCGGACGGTTCCCCGTCAGCCCCGGCGGCCGAACGCGCCGCGACCGGGCCGGACGTATCCCGGGCCGCCCCGGCCGAGGCGGCCCCCTGGCGCAACGCGCTGATCCTCGAACTGCGCCAGGCCGAACCCAGGCTCTCGGCCTGGCTCGACATCCTGTTGACCGGCGTGGAAACGGCCGGCCCGGACCTGTGGGAGCGGCTGCGCTTTCTTTTCGCCGGCCTGGAGGCTCCGGCCGCCGAGGCCGACGCCTTCGTGAGCAAGTTCGCCGACTGGGTCGCGGTCATGGAATACGACGAGGTCGAGCTGTTCCGCTCGGAACTGCAATACCGCCTGGCCCTGGCGTTGGACCTGGAGGACGAGGAGGACGAGCGCAACCGGCTGTTCCTCAAGCTCTCCGCGGGCCTGGCCAAGACCAAGGAACAGATCGTCAAGCGCATCGACGGCCTGCTCGGCAACCACAAGGTCATTGACGAGGCCTTCTGGGAGGAGCTGGAGGAAATCCTGCTCATGGCCGACGTGGGCTTCGAGCCGGCGGCCAAGCTCATGGAGGGGCTTCGCGACAAGGTCCGCAAGCGCGGCCTCACCGACCCGGCCGCCTTCAAGGACATCCTGCGCGAGGAACTGGCCGGGATCTTCAAGACGACCCGGACCATCAAGGCCGTCAATCCGCCGGAAGTGGTCATGATGATCGGCGTCAACGGCGTGGGCAAGACCACCACCATCGCCAAGCTGGCCCACCGCGACATCATGCGCGGCAAGAAGGTGCTCATCGCCGCCGGCGACACCTTCCGGGCGGCGGCCATCGAGCAGCTCCAGATCTGGGCCAGGCGCGTGGGCGCGGATTTCTACAGCAAGGGCGAGGGCGCCGACCCGGCGGCCGTGGCCTTCGAGGCCATGGACAAGGTGCTCGCCGGCGGCTACGACGTGCTCTACCTGGATACCGCCGGCAGGCTGCACACCAAGACCAACCTCATGGAAGAACTGAAAAAAATCCGCCGGGTCGTGGGCAAGAAACACCCCGGCGCCCCCCATCGCTCGGTGCTCGTGCTCGACGCCACCACCGGCCAGAACGCCCTGTCCCAGACCAAGCTTTTCGACGAGGCGGCCGGCGTGGACGAGATCATCCTGACCAAGCTCGACGGCACGGCCAAGGGCGGCGTGGTGGTCGGCATCGCCCTGTCCTTCGGCGTGCCCATCACCTATGTCGGCCTTGGCGAAAAGATGGAAGACCTGCGGCCCTTCGTGGGCCAGGACTTCGCCCAGGCCCTGCTCGGGGTTTCCTGA
- a CDS encoding TOBE domain-containing protein, whose translation MDTNASNFFSCRITRVRHGAILTEVSLATPGGQALVSVVTSESFERMVLSEGAGVMALVKPAEVLVGKDGVRPRLSARNSFAGTVASIRGDGVAVEVTGRLDGGPPMCALITARSLESLAIRVDDAVCFFFKAFNVILSAE comes from the coding sequence ATGGACACGAACGCCAGCAATTTTTTTTCCTGCAGGATAACCCGGGTACGCCACGGGGCGATACTGACCGAGGTGTCGCTGGCGACTCCGGGTGGTCAGGCCTTGGTCTCCGTCGTCACCAGCGAGAGCTTTGAGCGGATGGTCCTCTCCGAAGGGGCCGGGGTCATGGCCCTGGTCAAGCCGGCCGAAGTCCTGGTCGGCAAGGACGGCGTCCGGCCGCGCCTGAGCGCCCGCAACAGCTTTGCGGGCACGGTCGCGTCCATTCGCGGTGACGGCGTGGCCGTGGAAGTGACGGGGCGACTGGACGGCGGCCCGCCCATGTGCGCCCTGATCACCGCCAGGTCGCTGGAGAGCCTGGCCATCCGGGTCGATGACGCCGTGTGCTTCTTTTTCAAGGCCTTCAACGTGATCCTGAGCGCCGAGTAG
- the tatA gene encoding twin-arginine translocase TatA/TatE family subunit, whose protein sequence is MGAFSLWHWLVVLGVVLIIFGPSRLPGLGKELGQAIRGFKSSIQEKDVTPGEPEAKKPVR, encoded by the coding sequence ATGGGTGCTTTTTCCCTTTGGCATTGGCTCGTCGTGTTGGGCGTGGTCCTGATCATTTTCGGCCCCAGCCGCCTGCCCGGCCTGGGCAAGGAGCTGGGACAGGCGATTCGGGGCTTCAAGTCCTCGATCCAGGAGAAGGACGTCACGCCCGGGGAGCCGGAAGCGAAAAAGCCCGTGCGATAG
- a CDS encoding Rossmann-like domain-containing protein has translation MRRHSQRDILQAIADDARAVPDAAITGTTTGTCLAAVSARYCGLASLVSHIAPGLVPAAPATDSLPSSARELAATLPDPAIANTDFASLAMAAVNALLPPPEQPLDRPGQDIVLARGKGAKVAVIGHFPFVDDLRRACAQVWVLEKRPRPGDVDASRAGEILPLADVVAVTGTTLLNGSLAGILSHCRDDAFVVMLGPSTPFAPSLFACGLDVLAGCAVPDPEAALAGIRAGKCFKGLAGVRQAAWARPGLAL, from the coding sequence ATGCGCCGACACTCCCAGCGAGACATTCTCCAGGCCATCGCCGACGACGCCCGGGCCGTGCCCGACGCGGCCATCACCGGCACCACCACGGGCACCTGCCTGGCCGCCGTTTCGGCGCGCTATTGCGGGCTGGCTTCGCTCGTTTCCCACATCGCCCCGGGCTTGGTCCCGGCCGCGCCGGCAACGGACAGCCTGCCCTCCAGCGCCCGGGAACTGGCCGCGACCCTCCCCGATCCGGCCATCGCCAACACCGACTTCGCCTCCCTGGCCATGGCCGCCGTCAACGCCCTGCTCCCCCCGCCCGAACAACCCCTGGACCGGCCCGGCCAGGACATCGTGCTGGCCAGGGGCAAGGGTGCCAAGGTGGCGGTCATCGGCCATTTTCCCTTCGTCGACGACCTGCGCCGGGCCTGCGCCCAGGTCTGGGTGCTGGAAAAGCGCCCGCGCCCGGGCGATGTGGACGCTTCCCGGGCGGGCGAGATCCTGCCGCTGGCCGACGTGGTGGCCGTGACCGGGACGACGCTTCTTAACGGCAGCCTGGCCGGCATCCTGTCCCACTGCCGCGACGACGCCTTCGTGGTCATGCTGGGGCCGAGCACGCCTTTCGCGCCGTCGCTGTTTGCCTGCGGCCTCGACGTCCTGGCCGGCTGCGCCGTGCCCGACCCCGAGGCGGCCCTGGCCGGCATCCGGGCCGGCAAGTGCTTCAAGGGGCTGGCCGGCGTGCGCCAGGCGGCCTGGGCCCGGCCCGGCCTGGCGTTGTAG
- the nhaA gene encoding Na+/H+ antiporter NhaA: protein MTPVEPGRPTAPVPFIEQALAPFIRFSQVEASGGIVLIACTLAALLWANSPYAPAYFALWETPVTVGFGGMALSKALLHWINDGLMAIFFFMVGLEIKREVLVGELNSLRQAALPVAAAIGGMAVPAALYATLNAGEPSLSGWGIPMATDIAFALGILSLLGNRVPASLKVFLAAVAIVDDIGAVLVIAIFYSGDLSLFALALGGAMFVAMLAANVAGARHPAIYLVLGTVLWLAFLKSGVHATIAGVVAAMAIPARTRIDGVTFAAKARRLLGCFERAGGDGGPLLANKAQLAALDAIEEACRKAGAPLPRIEHALHPVVAYGIMPVFALANAGVVLSGAAVRSLGEPVSLGIVLGLVLGKQLGIFAACLGMFKLGLTSLPAGTRLGHYYGVSCLAGIGFTMSIFIAGLAFGDLEALDATAKLAVLAASTLSGLLGYLVLRSRGGISDEACAAEATEPEATEPEAACPGLAAPCRNA, encoded by the coding sequence ATGACCCCAGTCGAACCCGGTCGCCCGACGGCCCCCGTTCCCTTCATCGAGCAGGCCCTGGCCCCGTTTATCCGCTTCAGCCAGGTCGAGGCCTCGGGCGGCATCGTCCTCATCGCCTGCACCCTCGCCGCCCTCCTCTGGGCCAATTCCCCCTATGCCCCGGCCTATTTCGCCCTGTGGGAAACACCCGTGACCGTGGGCTTCGGCGGCATGGCCCTGTCCAAGGCCCTGCTGCACTGGATCAACGACGGACTCATGGCCATCTTCTTTTTCATGGTGGGCCTGGAGATCAAGCGCGAGGTCCTGGTGGGGGAGCTCAATTCCCTGCGCCAGGCCGCCCTGCCCGTGGCCGCGGCCATCGGCGGCATGGCCGTGCCGGCGGCCCTCTACGCCACGCTCAACGCCGGGGAACCCTCGCTTTCGGGTTGGGGCATCCCCATGGCCACGGACATCGCCTTCGCCCTGGGCATCCTGTCGCTTTTGGGCAACCGGGTCCCGGCCAGCCTCAAGGTGTTCCTGGCCGCCGTGGCCATCGTGGACGACATCGGCGCGGTGCTGGTCATCGCCATTTTCTACAGCGGCGACTTGTCGCTGTTCGCCCTGGCTCTGGGCGGGGCCATGTTCGTCGCCATGCTGGCGGCCAACGTCGCGGGCGCGCGCCATCCGGCCATCTACCTGGTTCTGGGGACGGTCCTGTGGCTGGCCTTCCTCAAGTCCGGGGTCCATGCCACCATCGCCGGGGTGGTCGCGGCCATGGCCATTCCGGCCCGCACGCGCATCGACGGTGTGACCTTCGCCGCCAAGGCCCGGCGGCTGCTCGGCTGCTTCGAGCGGGCGGGCGGGGACGGGGGGCCGCTTTTGGCCAACAAGGCGCAACTGGCCGCCCTGGACGCCATCGAGGAGGCCTGCCGCAAGGCCGGCGCGCCCCTGCCGCGCATCGAGCACGCCCTGCATCCGGTGGTGGCCTACGGCATCATGCCGGTCTTCGCCCTGGCCAACGCCGGTGTGGTCTTAAGCGGCGCAGCGGTCCGTTCCCTGGGCGAGCCCGTTTCCCTGGGCATCGTCCTGGGCTTGGTTCTCGGCAAGCAGCTCGGCATTTTCGCCGCCTGCCTGGGCATGTTCAAGCTGGGGCTGACCTCCCTGCCGGCCGGCACGCGACTTGGCCACTACTACGGCGTGTCCTGCCTGGCGGGCATCGGCTTCACCATGTCGATTTTTATCGCCGGCCTGGCCTTCGGCGACCTGGAGGCCCTGGACGCCACGGCCAAGCTGGCCGTGCTGGCGGCCTCGACGCTGTCGGGCCTTCTCGGCTACCTGGTGTTGCGTTCCCGGGGCGGGATAAGCGACGAGGCCTGCGCCGCCGAGGCAACCGAGCCCGAGGCAACCGAGCCCGAGGCGGCCTGCCCGGGCCTGGCCGCCCCCTGCCGGAACGCGTAG
- a CDS encoding DUF3096 domain-containing protein — translation MQFFVSLQPIIALIAGILILVMPRLLNFIVAIYLIIVGILGLTHGRM, via the coding sequence ATGCAGTTCTTCGTTTCCCTGCAACCCATCATCGCGCTGATCGCCGGGATCCTGATCCTGGTGATGCCGCGCCTGCTCAACTTCATCGTGGCCATCTACCTCATCATCGTCGGCATTCTGGGACTGACCCACGGCCGCATGTGA